The Microlunatus antarcticus DNA segment TGGCCCAGGCGGCCGCGGCCGGCCTGCTGGTGGGCATCGCCCCCGACACCGTGCTCGGCCCGGGCGTCCAGAGCGCCCGCCGCGCCATCGCCAACGGCGACATCGGGCAGCCGCTGTCGGCGCAGACCGTCATGCAGTACATCGGGCCGGACACGTTCCACCCGAACCCCGAGTTCCTGTTCGCCAAGGGCGCCGGCCCGCTCTTCGACATGGGCCCGTACTACGTCACCACCCTGGTGCACGTCTTCGGCTCCGTCGCCAGCGTCGCGGCCTTCGGCTCGCAGAGCCGGGCGCAGCGCTCGGTGCTGGTCGGTGACCGCCGTGGCACGGCGTTCGACGTCGAGGTCCCGACCCACGTGTCGGCGATCGCGCAGTACGTCGACGGCGGCGTCAGCCAGAGCGTCTTCAGCTTCGACTCCCCGCTCAAGCGGCAGGGTGTCGTCGAGGTCATCGGCACCGAGGGCACGCTCGTCATCCCCGACCCCAACCGGTTCACCGGCGAGATCAAGATCGCTCGCGGTGTCTCGATCACCGACGGCGGCGACCAGGAGGCGGTCCAGGCCGCCCTCTCCGCCCCGCAGGTGTGGGAGGACGTGCCGGTCACCGGTGTGTACGCCGAGCGCGGCCTCGGTGTGCTCGACCTGGCCCGCGCCGCCCGTACGGGTGGGCGGCCCCTCGCCTCCGGCGACCTCGGCTACCACGTGCTCGACACCCTCGTCTCGATCGACGAGTCGGTGCACGAGGGCCGCGTCGTCGAGGTCGAGAGCCGGGTCGAGCGGATCCCCGCCGTCGCCGAGGACTTCGACCCGTTCGCCCGCACGCTCTGAGCGCGTACGGCCCGACCTCGTACGCCCCGCACCACCGCTCGTCACCACATCCGCAGAGACGCAGAGGAGAACGCGCATGACCACGCCCCAGATCTCGGTCCAGCTGTACTCGATCCACGAGGCGCTCGACGCCGACCTGGACGGCTCGCTCGCCAAGCTCGCCGAGACCGGTCTCACGACCGTCGAGGCTTTTGACTTCGTCCGTCGGGCCGACGCGCTCAAGGCGTCGTTCGACCGCTACGGCCTCAGCTCGCCGACCGCGCACGCGGTGCTGATCGAGAAGGAGGCCAACACCCCCGACGGCCTGCTGACCCGCCCGCCGGCGGAGGAGGTCTTCGCCGCTGCGCAGACCCTCGGCGTGCAGGTCGTCATCGACCCGTACGTGCCGCTGGACCACTGGCAGACGCTCGAGGACGTGCAGCGCAACGCCGACCGCCTGAACGAGGCCTCGGCCAAGGCGGCCGAGCTGGGCCTCAAGGTCGGCTACCACAACCACGACCACGAGCTCTCGGCCACGCTCGACGGCACGCCCGTCCTCGAGCTCTTCGCCAGGCTGCTCGACCCGGCCGTCGTGCTGGAGGTCGACCTCTACTGGGCTGCCGCGGGCGGGGTCGACCCGGTCGCGCTGCTGAAGCGCCTCGGCGACCGCGTGATCGCCGTGCACGTGAAGGACGGGCCGATCAAGCCGGGCACCTCCTCGCGCGACCTGCCGCGTACGCAGCAGCCCGCCGGCACGGGCGACGTCCCGCTCGCCGCCGCGCTCGAGGCCGCCACGAGCGCGCAGTACGCGGTGATCGAGTTCGACCACTACGAGGGCGACATCTTCGCCGGCATCGGCGAGAGCTACGCCTGGCTGCGGAAGACCCTCGGGCAGTAGTCGCGCGCGGGCGCCCGTCGCCCGCGGTGCACGAAAAACTGGTGCTCACCACGGCAGATCTGCCGTGGTGAGCACCAGTTTTTCACGTGAACGTGAAAGTCCTGAGGCTCGCCCGTCCTCGCCGGAGGTGACGCCGGGCGAGGGGGCGGGTCAGCCGACGTGCACGTGCGGGCGGCGGGTGCGGTCGGGCTCCGCGCGACGCAGGACCTCGCGGGTCACCGGGGCGGCCTCGCCGACGCCGAAGAGGAAGAACCGGAGCAGGTTGAGGGCCGGGTTGCCCTCGGTCCACTCGAAGTAGACGTGCGGCAGCCGACCCGTCCGGTCGCGCGTCTCGAGCAGCAGGGCGGCGATGGCGTTGGGTACGGTCGAGCCGCGCAGGCGGAGCACGCGGTAGCGGCCGTGCCGGACCTCGCCGACCACGTCCAGCCGGCTGGCGAAGTCGGACGGGTCGGTGATCGTGATCTCGACGAAGATCACGTCGTTCGGGTCGGGGATGTCGTTGTCCCGGGTCACCTGCCGCAGCTTGTCGCTGTACTCGCCTCGGTCGCCCCGGTCGGGCTCGTTGGCGATGAACCGGATGGTGCGGTGCGAGCAGTCCCGGACGAAGGTGCTCGCGAGCTGGTCGAAGGTCACCTTGCTGACCCGGAGCTCGAAGGCCCGGCCGAACCGGGAGACGAACGACACCAGCAGGATCGCCGCGATGAAGACGGCCGCGATCTTGACCCCGTCGGGACGCTCCACGACGTTCGCGCCGGTCGTGTAGAGGAAGACCACGGCGATGATCCCGAACGCGACGGTCAGCTTGCGCTGGCGGGCCCGGAGGGCGGCGAGCGTCACCGCGACGGCGGCGGAGGAGATCAGCACCAGCACGCCCGTGGCGTACGCCCCGCCCTGCGCGTCGACGTCGGCGCGGAACAGGATCGTGATCACGAACGCCCCGCCGATCAGGATCAGCACGAGCGGTCGCACCGCGCGGGCCCACGCGGGTGCCATCCCGTACCGCGGCAGGTAGCGGGGGATCAGGTTGAGCAGTCCGGCCATGGCCGAGGCACCGGCGAACCACAGGATCGCCACCGTCGACACGTCGTAGACGCTGCCGAAGGTGCTGCCGAGGTAGGAGTGGGCGAGGTAGGCGAGCGCGCGCCCGTTGGCGGGGCCGCCCGGCTGGAAGTCGGCGGCCGGGATCAGCAGCGTCGTCACCAGGCTGCTGCTGATCAGGAAGACGCTCATGATCACCGCGGCGGTGGCGAGGAGCCGGTGAGCGCCGCGGATGCGACCGGTCGGGCGCTCCGGCGTGTCCCCCGGGGCGCTGTGGATCTGCGGCATGATCGCGACGCCGGTCTCGAAGCCGGACAACCCCAGCGCGAGCTTGGGGAACACGAGCAGGGCGATCAGCAGGATCATCAGCGGGTCGCCGTGCTGGGTGGTCAGCGCCGTACGCCAGTCGACCCACACGTGCGGCTCGGCGAGCACATGAGCCGCGGCGACGCCGATGACGACGACGTTGAGGACGAGGTAGGTCGCGACCAGCGCGACGGCGATCCCGATCGCCTCGGTGAAGCCGCGCAGGAAGACGACGCCGAGCAGCCCGAGCAGGACGAGCGTGACGACGACCTGGTGGCCGCCGAGGTACGGCTCCAGGTGCGGGTTCTCGGTCAGGTGCGCGGTGGCGTCGGCGGCCGACAGCGTCATCGTGATGATGAAGTCGGTGGCCGCGAAGCCCAGCAGCACGAGGACGAGGAGCTTGCCCTTCCAGAAGGTCAGCAGCCGTTCGAGCATGGCGATCGAGCCCTCGCCGTGCGGGCTCTCCTTGGCGACCCGGCGGTAGACGGGCAGCGCGCCCAGCAGGGTGAGCGCCACCAGGACGACCGTCGCGATCGGGCTCACGGCGCCGGCCGCGAGGGCCGCGATGCCCGGCTGGTAGCCCAGCGTCGAGAAGTAGTCGACCCCGGTGAGGCACATGACCTTCCACCAGGAGTGGGTCTTCTCCGCGGGCGGCGGCGCCGCGTGCGGGCCGGGGTGCCGGGCCGGGTGTTCCTCGGTGCCGCGCATGAGCCAGGTGCGCAGGCCGGTCGAGCGCACGTCGGGCGGGAGGGTGGTGACCACGTGTCCCAGTGAAGCCACGTAGGGGCCTGTGCGGGAGGGACTTCTACGGGATCTCTACGCGTCGCTCAGGGCTGGAAGCGGTAGCCCATCCCGGTCTCGGTGATCAGGTGGCGCGGTCGGCTCGGGTCGGGCTCGAGCTTGCGGCGCAGCGTCTTCATGTACTGGCGCAGGTAGTGCGTCTGCTCCACGTACGTCGGACCCCACACCTGGAGCAGCAGCTGGCGCTGCCCGACCAGCCGCCCGGGCTGACGGACCAGCACCTCCAGCAGCTGCCACTCGGTCGGGGTCAGGTGCAGCCGGTCGTCCCCGTCCGGGCCGGCGGGACCTCCCGCCCGTCGGGCCGTGCGGTCCTCGACGTCGACGAGCCAGTCGCCGATGCGGACCGGGCCGGCGGGCTCGGGCTCGCCCGTGCGTCGGGTCACCGCCCGAACGCGGGCGAAGAGCTCGTCGACGTTGAACGGCTTGGTGACGTAGTCGTCGGCGCCCGCGTCGAGCGCCTCGACCTTGGCCTGGCTGTCGAGCCGGCCGGACAGGATGAGGATCGGCACGGAGGTCCAGGTGCGCAGGGACCGGACGACCTCGACGCCGTCCACGTCGGGCAGGCCGAGGTCGAGCACCACCAGGTCGGGGTGCGCGTCGGTGGCCGCCTGCAGGGCGCCGCGGCCGCTGCTCGCGGTCACGACCTCGTAGTCGCGGGCCTGCAGGTTGATCCGCAGCGTCCGCAGGATCTGCGGCTCGTCGTCGACGACCAGGACGCGGGTCATGCGGGCTCCTGCGGGGGGTGGGCGGAGACCGAGGGCAGCGAGATGGTCATGGTCAGTCCACCACCCGGCGTGTCCTCCGGCGTCAGGGTGCCCGCCATCGCCTCGACCAGGCCGCGCGAGAGCGCGAGGCCGAGCCCGACGCCGGTGCTGTTGTCGCGGTCGCCGAGCCGCTGGAACGGCAGGAAGATCTGGTCGCGGTCGTCCTCGGGCACGCCGGGCCCGGTGTCGGTCACGCGGACCTCCACGCGGTCGCCGTGCGCGCTCGCGGTGATGCCCGGTACGGTGCCGGGCGGGCTGAACCGCAGCGCGTTCTGCACGAGGTTGGCCACGGCCCGCTCGAGCAGCGCCGGGTCGGCCCGCACCTCGGGCAGGTCGTCGGCGATGCGGATCGAGACGGGCGCCCCTGGCGGCCCCAGGCTCGCGACCGCCCCGGACACGACGTCGGCGACGTCGACCTCCTGGACGAGCAGGGCCAGCGCCCCGGCCTGCAGCCGGCTCATGTCGAGCAGGTTCTCGACCAGCGCGGCCAGGCGGTCGAGCGAGCCCTCGGCGGTGTCGAGGAGCTCCTCCTGGTCGTGCGCGCTGAGGTCCAGGTCGGGGGAGCGGAGCGTCCCGACGGCGGCCTTGGCGGAGGCGAGCGGCGTACGGAGGTCGTGGCTGACCGCGCTGAGCAGCGCCGTGCGGACCCGGTCGACCTCGGCCAGCGAGCCGGCGGTCGCGGCCGTCTCCTGCAGCCGCTCGTGCTGCACGGCGCCGGCGGCCTGCGCGGCGAACGCCTCGAGCACCCGGCGGGCGTCGGCCTCGAGGGGGTGCCCGACGAGCACCAGGCTGTAGCGCTGGTCGACGTGGACCTCGGCGTCGCCCTGGCTCGGGGTGCGGACGACCGGTTCGCCGACCGACGCGACGACCTGCCAGGCGTCGTCGCTGCGCTCCACGTCGGGCCCCTGGCCGGCCTCGTCGCGGCGTTCCAGGAGCGTGACCCCGTCGAGGGCGAAGGTCTCGCGG contains these protein-coding regions:
- a CDS encoding Gfo/Idh/MocA family protein, with product MSSGNGPVGIGFIGTGMISSTYLENLTRFPDVRVVILGDLNVAAAKAQADRFGVAESGTPEDVLAHPEVELVVNLTIPAVHAQVSGQAVAAGKHVWSEKPISTDRESGRELLAQAAAAGLLVGIAPDTVLGPGVQSARRAIANGDIGQPLSAQTVMQYIGPDTFHPNPEFLFAKGAGPLFDMGPYYVTTLVHVFGSVASVAAFGSQSRAQRSVLVGDRRGTAFDVEVPTHVSAIAQYVDGGVSQSVFSFDSPLKRQGVVEVIGTEGTLVIPDPNRFTGEIKIARGVSITDGGDQEAVQAALSAPQVWEDVPVTGVYAERGLGVLDLARAARTGGRPLASGDLGYHVLDTLVSIDESVHEGRVVEVESRVERIPAVAEDFDPFARTL
- a CDS encoding sugar phosphate isomerase/epimerase family protein, whose translation is MTTPQISVQLYSIHEALDADLDGSLAKLAETGLTTVEAFDFVRRADALKASFDRYGLSSPTAHAVLIEKEANTPDGLLTRPPAEEVFAAAQTLGVQVVIDPYVPLDHWQTLEDVQRNADRLNEASAKAAELGLKVGYHNHDHELSATLDGTPVLELFARLLDPAVVLEVDLYWAAAGGVDPVALLKRLGDRVIAVHVKDGPIKPGTSSRDLPRTQQPAGTGDVPLAAALEAATSAQYAVIEFDHYEGDIFAGIGESYAWLRKTLGQ
- a CDS encoding APC family permease; protein product: MVTTLPPDVRSTGLRTWLMRGTEEHPARHPGPHAAPPPAEKTHSWWKVMCLTGVDYFSTLGYQPGIAALAAGAVSPIATVVLVALTLLGALPVYRRVAKESPHGEGSIAMLERLLTFWKGKLLVLVLLGFAATDFIITMTLSAADATAHLTENPHLEPYLGGHQVVVTLVLLGLLGVVFLRGFTEAIGIAVALVATYLVLNVVVIGVAAAHVLAEPHVWVDWRTALTTQHGDPLMILLIALLVFPKLALGLSGFETGVAIMPQIHSAPGDTPERPTGRIRGAHRLLATAAVIMSVFLISSSLVTTLLIPAADFQPGGPANGRALAYLAHSYLGSTFGSVYDVSTVAILWFAGASAMAGLLNLIPRYLPRYGMAPAWARAVRPLVLILIGGAFVITILFRADVDAQGGAYATGVLVLISSAAVAVTLAALRARQRKLTVAFGIIAVVFLYTTGANVVERPDGVKIAAVFIAAILLVSFVSRFGRAFELRVSKVTFDQLASTFVRDCSHRTIRFIANEPDRGDRGEYSDKLRQVTRDNDIPDPNDVIFVEITITDPSDFASRLDVVGEVRHGRYRVLRLRGSTVPNAIAALLLETRDRTGRLPHVYFEWTEGNPALNLLRFFLFGVGEAAPVTREVLRRAEPDRTRRPHVHVG
- a CDS encoding response regulator: MTRVLVVDDEPQILRTLRINLQARDYEVVTASSGRGALQAATDAHPDLVVLDLGLPDVDGVEVVRSLRTWTSVPILILSGRLDSQAKVEALDAGADDYVTKPFNVDELFARVRAVTRRTGEPEPAGPVRIGDWLVDVEDRTARRAGGPAGPDGDDRLHLTPTEWQLLEVLVRQPGRLVGQRQLLLQVWGPTYVEQTHYLRQYMKTLRRKLEPDPSRPRHLITETGMGYRFQP